From a region of the Desulfomicrobium macestii genome:
- a CDS encoding PAS domain S-box protein, translated as MSALGSYLTERRKALAAKHSGYSIRSVAKRIGIHHSYLSKLERGENAPLTEERIHALARLLGEDPDLLMALSGKLSDRITGLIRSNPLLFLGSLETLEKQGASSSDTAPMRQDQRKNELEELTRLLRDEIRERQVLESQLREQQRVQRTILENLQDVSVTLLDSQFRILWSNSPVTESPAHYLNQHDHKTSGAASANGRSEPESGAFSTAWRAMKTRTVQNGTYRSPDGKHWLVRSAPVLDANDAVTQIVHMQFEVTELMHAKQALEASEQRWKFALEGAQEAVWDYDVPSGRLQCSPTWYTMLGYRDGDLDPTITQWEALLHPEDRVPALSMLSAHFRGETDFYDFEYRLRCSDGSYKWIHSRGKLMEKSSIGTPMRIIGTHYDMSERKAAEEQILANEAFLENLLGSIEEGISVLAPDMTVRYANPTMTRWYAEEMPVVGRKCHEAFHRLGECCSRCPAVRTLRTGRNEFEILEIMSSTASRAIEFNAYPIRDAQSGQVTGVIVFVRDITSKRQIQQALTEIEDKYHTIYQGAPIGMCTLDAHGRFVSMNPSYARLYGYASPGALMNSVRSASELFESPEDWERLRALIGTQDEIFGFECRIRRPDGSTIWTSRTVRVVRDARGQLLHYDVFVEDIEARKTLELLTGAPK; from the coding sequence ATGAGCGCACTAGGAAGTTATCTCACCGAGCGCAGAAAAGCACTCGCCGCCAAGCATTCGGGCTATTCAATCCGGAGCGTGGCCAAGCGTATCGGCATCCATCATTCCTATCTGAGCAAACTGGAGCGTGGCGAGAACGCGCCCCTGACCGAAGAGCGCATCCACGCCCTGGCCCGCCTCCTGGGAGAGGATCCCGACCTGCTCATGGCCCTGTCTGGCAAATTGTCCGACCGCATCACCGGACTCATCCGCTCCAATCCCCTGCTCTTCCTCGGCAGCCTTGAGACTCTCGAAAAGCAGGGTGCAAGCTCCTCGGACACCGCGCCCATGCGCCAGGATCAACGCAAGAACGAACTTGAGGAACTGACCCGGCTGCTGCGCGACGAAATACGGGAACGCCAGGTCCTTGAGTCCCAGCTGCGTGAACAGCAGCGGGTGCAGCGCACCATCCTTGAGAACCTGCAGGACGTCTCCGTGACTCTTCTGGACTCCCAGTTCCGCATCCTGTGGTCGAACTCTCCGGTGACCGAGAGCCCCGCGCATTATCTCAATCAGCATGATCACAAGACCAGCGGCGCCGCGTCCGCAAACGGGCGTAGCGAACCCGAATCCGGAGCTTTTTCCACGGCCTGGCGGGCCATGAAGACCCGCACGGTACAAAACGGAACCTACAGATCCCCGGACGGCAAGCACTGGCTGGTGCGCAGCGCTCCGGTGCTCGATGCCAATGACGCCGTCACCCAGATCGTGCACATGCAGTTCGAGGTTACGGAACTCATGCATGCCAAACAGGCCCTGGAAGCCAGCGAACAGCGCTGGAAGTTCGCCCTTGAGGGTGCCCAGGAGGCTGTATGGGATTATGATGTGCCCTCGGGAAGGCTGCAATGTTCGCCCACGTGGTACACGATGCTCGGCTACAGGGATGGCGACCTCGATCCGACCATCACGCAGTGGGAAGCCCTGCTGCATCCCGAAGACCGTGTTCCGGCCCTGAGCATGCTCTCGGCCCACTTTCGGGGGGAAACGGATTTTTATGATTTTGAATACCGTCTGCGCTGCAGCGACGGCTCCTACAAATGGATCCACTCCCGGGGCAAGCTCATGGAAAAGAGCAGCATCGGGACACCCATGCGCATCATCGGCACGCACTACGACATGAGCGAACGCAAGGCGGCCGAAGAACAGATTCTCGCCAACGAGGCTTTCCTGGAAAATCTGCTCGGGAGCATCGAGGAAGGCATCAGCGTGCTCGCCCCGGACATGACCGTGCGCTACGCCAACCCGACCATGACACGCTGGTATGCCGAGGAAATGCCGGTCGTGGGCAGGAAATGCCATGAAGCATTCCATCGTCTGGGCGAATGCTGTTCCCGCTGTCCGGCGGTCCGGACCCTGCGCACTGGTCGCAACGAATTCGAAATACTCGAGATCATGTCCTCCACCGCCTCCCGCGCCATCGAATTCAACGCATATCCGATCAGGGATGCGCAAAGCGGCCAGGTCACCGGGGTCATCGTCTTTGTGCGCGACATCACATCAAAGAGGCAGATCCAGCAGGCCCTGACTGAAATTGAGGACAAGTATCACACCATCTACCAAGGCGCGCCCATCGGCATGTGCACGCTAGACGCCCACGGCCGCTTCGTGTCCATGAACCCCAGTTATGCCCGACTGTACGGATACGCCTCGCCGGGCGCGTTGATGAATTCGGTGCGCTCGGCTTCCGAGCTTTTCGAGTCACCCGAAGATTGGGAACGGCTGCGCGCGTTGATCGGTACGCAGGACGAGATCTTCGGGTTCGAATGCCGCATCCGACGCCCCGACGGATCAACGATCTGGACGTCGCGCACCGTCCGGGTGGTCCGCGACGCCCGGGGCCAGCTTTTGCATTATGATGTTTTTGTCGAGGATATCGAAGCCAGAAAGACTCTCGAACTGCTCACGGGGGCCCCAAAATGA
- a CDS encoding methyl-accepting chemotaxis protein — protein MKNIKLGIKIGGGFGVLIIIACALGGLAVFNMKAVETDSIRLAKEYVPEVGIANELERSSLLTMYAWRGYAFTEQQSFLDEGRKQLAAVQDVLTDAEKHSLAYPSLVKLKEQLVQAKAVVASYAAQSDQTVELIEAMNGDRKALDQGAAAYMKNCVDFLDSQNVAMKREFTAGATPEALTERLDKITWVNEIIDLGNDTRIKVWRAQAERDPKIIEDALKNFPKMDEFFDKLKAVTRQEANLRQIAATKDAAMQYKTAMTSLNGHWKELADLNTQRTKTGEDVLAVAQDTAVAGMEGTQNIADEAVLNLNSASTVMIGGLSFSVIIGILVAIFLTKGITGPVQQGVEFARKLSQGDLTAKLDVDQKDEVGILAQALRDMVAKLREIVTEVQSASDNVASGSEELSASAEQLSQGATEQAASVEEVSSSMEEMGSNIRQNADNASQTEKIALKAAQDAEAGGQAVVQAVGAMKNIAEKISIVEEIARQTNLLALNAAIEAARAGEHGKGFAVVAAEVRKLAERSGTAAAEISELSSSTVSVADQAGQMLTKLVPDIQRTAELVQEISAASNEQNAGAEQINKALQQLDQVIQQNASASEEMASTSEELSSQAEQLQSSISFFHLGATAARVTRQTAHRGSSRPQPARKAPKALAAKGSTSGLALDMGRDEEDDEFERF, from the coding sequence ATGAAAAACATCAAGTTGGGGATCAAGATCGGCGGAGGTTTCGGAGTTCTGATTATTATCGCCTGCGCTTTGGGTGGTCTGGCCGTATTCAACATGAAAGCCGTGGAAACGGATTCCATCCGGCTGGCCAAGGAGTATGTGCCTGAAGTGGGCATAGCCAATGAACTGGAACGCTCCTCCCTGCTGACCATGTACGCATGGCGCGGCTATGCCTTCACGGAACAACAGTCCTTCCTGGACGAAGGGCGCAAGCAGCTTGCCGCGGTGCAGGATGTTTTGACCGATGCTGAAAAGCATTCCCTGGCCTATCCTTCCCTGGTCAAACTCAAAGAGCAGCTGGTGCAGGCCAAGGCAGTGGTCGCCTCATACGCCGCCCAGTCCGACCAGACCGTTGAGCTGATCGAAGCGATGAATGGGGACCGCAAGGCCTTGGACCAGGGCGCGGCCGCCTACATGAAAAACTGCGTGGATTTTCTCGATAGCCAGAACGTGGCCATGAAGCGCGAGTTCACCGCAGGAGCCACCCCCGAGGCGCTGACCGAGCGTCTCGACAAGATCACCTGGGTCAATGAAATCATCGACCTCGGTAATGATACCCGCATAAAGGTTTGGCGCGCCCAGGCGGAACGGGATCCGAAGATTATCGAGGACGCCCTCAAGAACTTCCCGAAAATGGACGAATTTTTCGACAAGCTCAAAGCGGTCACGAGACAGGAGGCTAACCTCAGGCAGATCGCAGCCACAAAAGATGCGGCCATGCAGTACAAGACGGCCATGACCAGTCTGAACGGACACTGGAAAGAGCTTGCAGACCTCAACACCCAACGTACGAAAACCGGCGAAGATGTCCTCGCCGTCGCGCAAGATACGGCCGTGGCGGGCATGGAAGGCACCCAGAATATCGCCGACGAAGCCGTGCTGAACCTCAACTCGGCTTCCACGGTCATGATCGGCGGCTTGAGCTTTAGTGTCATCATCGGCATTCTTGTCGCCATATTCCTGACCAAGGGTATCACCGGCCCGGTGCAGCAGGGCGTGGAATTTGCCCGCAAGCTGTCCCAGGGCGACCTGACCGCCAAACTGGATGTGGATCAGAAGGACGAAGTCGGCATCCTGGCCCAGGCACTGCGCGACATGGTCGCCAAGCTGCGCGAGATCGTGACCGAAGTGCAGTCGGCTTCCGACAACGTGGCCTCGGGCTCCGAGGAACTGAGCGCCTCCGCCGAGCAGCTCTCCCAGGGCGCCACCGAGCAGGCCGCCTCCGTTGAAGAGGTCTCGTCGAGCATGGAAGAGATGGGTTCCAACATCCGCCAGAACGCCGACAACGCCTCCCAGACCGAAAAGATCGCGCTGAAGGCCGCGCAGGACGCCGAGGCCGGCGGTCAGGCCGTGGTCCAGGCCGTGGGTGCCATGAAGAACATCGCCGAGAAGATCTCCATCGTCGAGGAGATCGCCCGCCAGACCAACCTGCTGGCCCTCAATGCCGCCATCGAGGCCGCCCGCGCCGGCGAGCATGGCAAGGGCTTCGCAGTGGTCGCGGCCGAAGTGCGCAAGCTGGCCGAACGCAGCGGCACCGCCGCGGCCGAAATCAGCGAGCTGTCCTCCTCCACCGTGAGCGTGGCCGACCAAGCCGGTCAGATGCTGACCAAGCTCGTCCCGGACATCCAGCGCACCGCCGAACTGGTGCAGGAGATCTCCGCCGCATCCAACGAACAGAACGCCGGCGCCGAGCAGATCAACAAGGCCCTGCAGCAGCTTGATCAGGTCATTCAGCAGAACGCCTCGGCTTCCGAGGAAATGGCCTCCACATCCGAGGAACTGTCCAGCCAGGCCGAACAGTTGCAGTCCTCCATCTCCTTCTTCCATTTGGGCGCCACGGCGGCCCGCGTCACCCGGCAGACCGCCCATCGGGGCAGCAGCAGGCCGCAGCCCGCGCGCAAGGCCCCCAAGGCCCTGGCCGCCAAGGGCTCGACCAGCGGCTTGGCCCTTGATATGGGGCGCGACGAAGAAGATGATGAATTCGAACGTTTCTAA
- a CDS encoding response regulator, translating to MSILVDNTRQSERLALTHRISQQLSAIQAALHNAESPLFTLSDILAVDRGEFDDFEKHAEHLLHENPFVGGLFLVPDGVVATAYPLAGNEAAIGHDLLKDPARKTEVLEAINTNQVVLAGPVQMRQGGVGLFARKPVFWNDNGERHFWGLVVALIHWGTVLETFDFKSLDADGYSYALSRKLSTDKDATLIVRSEADIVEDLALTRALAIPGGEWLLTVSPREDRLWGVALGGYVLVAMFGMVVAGLCFHLLRGREKILIQAEELGRMNAEMERDIARREKAEADLLKAKDAALSATKAKSQFLATMSHEIRTPMNGVHGMLQLLEGTKLDAEQEEYVQIGSSALQSLLTLINDILDFSKIEAGKLEIARTPFALDELCRSIPAIFKEQSLARNLELSIEMASDVPHMVVGDPSRIRQVLLNVVGNAVKFTREGGVSIRISATTEGLPPDAARLDFEVTDTGIGIGAEQLPNLFNPFIQGGEGLVRTCQGTGLGLTIVKRLVHLMGGDVEIESSLGKGTTVRFHVLVHLPPTVQEQGEGCARNIGNRARGAERNLSILLAEDDVTNMAMLTRLLEKLGCEVTQAVNGLEAVRILENEDLDLVLMDIQMPLMDGVEATRRIRANRSLGNKSRIPIIAVTAFAMTGDRERFLDAGMDDYIPKPVNMNSLLEAMDRVAEFKTM from the coding sequence TTGAGCATCCTTGTGGACAATACCCGGCAAAGCGAGCGCCTGGCCCTGACCCACAGGATTTCACAGCAACTCAGCGCCATCCAGGCCGCGCTCCACAACGCCGAATCCCCGCTTTTCACCCTGTCCGACATTCTGGCTGTCGATCGCGGGGAATTCGATGATTTCGAAAAGCATGCCGAACATCTGTTGCACGAAAATCCTTTTGTCGGCGGCCTGTTCCTGGTCCCGGACGGCGTGGTCGCCACGGCCTATCCCCTGGCAGGCAATGAAGCCGCCATCGGTCACGACCTGCTCAAAGACCCGGCACGCAAGACCGAGGTCCTTGAAGCCATAAACACCAATCAGGTGGTCCTGGCCGGGCCGGTGCAGATGCGTCAGGGCGGAGTCGGGCTTTTCGCCCGCAAGCCCGTGTTCTGGAATGACAACGGGGAGCGGCATTTCTGGGGGCTGGTCGTGGCCCTGATCCATTGGGGAACCGTGCTTGAAACCTTTGATTTCAAGTCCCTGGACGCGGATGGCTATTCCTACGCTCTTTCCCGAAAGCTGAGCACGGACAAGGACGCCACGCTCATTGTCCGATCCGAGGCGGACATTGTCGAGGATCTTGCCCTGACACGGGCCCTGGCCATTCCGGGCGGGGAGTGGCTACTGACCGTCTCGCCCCGGGAAGATCGTCTCTGGGGCGTGGCCCTTGGTGGATACGTTCTTGTCGCCATGTTCGGAATGGTTGTCGCGGGGTTGTGTTTTCATCTCTTGCGCGGACGGGAAAAAATCCTGATCCAGGCCGAAGAGCTTGGGCGCATGAACGCGGAAATGGAGCGCGACATCGCCCGGCGCGAAAAGGCCGAGGCGGATCTGCTCAAGGCCAAGGATGCCGCCCTGTCGGCCACAAAGGCCAAGTCGCAGTTCCTGGCGACCATGAGCCATGAGATCCGCACCCCCATGAACGGGGTGCACGGGATGCTGCAATTGCTCGAAGGCACGAAGCTGGACGCGGAGCAAGAGGAGTATGTCCAGATTGGTTCCTCGGCCCTGCAGAGTCTTTTGACCCTCATCAACGATATCCTGGATTTCTCCAAGATCGAGGCCGGAAAGCTCGAAATCGCCCGGACTCCTTTTGCCCTGGATGAACTCTGCCGCTCCATTCCGGCCATTTTCAAGGAACAGAGCCTGGCCAGAAACCTTGAACTTTCCATTGAAATGGCGTCGGATGTCCCACATATGGTCGTGGGCGATCCGAGCCGTATCCGGCAGGTGCTGCTCAACGTTGTCGGCAATGCGGTCAAGTTCACGCGCGAGGGCGGCGTCTCGATCAGGATATCCGCGACGACGGAAGGACTTCCCCCCGATGCGGCGCGACTTGATTTCGAGGTCACGGACACCGGGATCGGCATCGGCGCGGAGCAGTTGCCGAATCTTTTCAATCCGTTCATCCAGGGCGGGGAAGGGCTGGTTCGCACCTGCCAGGGCACGGGTCTGGGGCTGACCATCGTCAAGCGCCTGGTTCATCTCATGGGCGGAGATGTCGAGATTGAGAGTTCCCTGGGCAAGGGAACAACGGTGCGCTTTCACGTGCTGGTCCATTTGCCGCCGACGGTGCAGGAGCAGGGCGAAGGCTGTGCCCGAAACATCGGGAACAGGGCGCGCGGGGCGGAGCGGAATCTGAGCATCCTGCTCGCCGAGGACGACGTGACGAACATGGCCATGCTGACCCGCCTGCTGGAAAAGCTCGGTTGTGAGGTCACCCAGGCCGTCAACGGCCTTGAAGCGGTGCGGATCCTGGAAAACGAGGACCTGGATCTTGTCCTCATGGACATCCAGATGCCACTCATGGACGGGGTCGAGGCGACCCGGCGCATTCGGGCGAACCGGTCCCTTGGCAACAAGTCCCGGATTCCGATCATCGCCGTGACCGCTTTCGCCATGACCGGAGACAGAGAGCGCTTTCTGGACGCGGGCATGGACGACTACATTCCAAAACCCGTGAACATGAATTCACTTCTCGAAGCCATGGACAGGGTGGCGGAATTCAAGACGATGTGA
- a CDS encoding STAS domain-containing protein, producing the protein MFSCTVQGPPEHPVIKLSGSLTLEHSREIHAELLARLPKAAVITLDLGDSEKSDLSFVQILCSLLKEQDKTISFTSLPPHLLENAASLGADSLIKEITNRTEDNP; encoded by the coding sequence ATGTTTTCATGTACCGTCCAGGGCCCCCCGGAACATCCGGTCATAAAACTTTCCGGCAGTCTCACTCTTGAACATTCCAGGGAAATTCACGCCGAGCTGCTGGCCCGTTTGCCAAAGGCCGCTGTCATTACCCTTGATCTGGGTGATTCGGAAAAATCGGACCTCTCTTTTGTCCAGATCCTCTGCTCCCTCTTGAAGGAGCAGGACAAGACAATCAGTTTCACGAGTCTGCCCCCTCACCTGCTCGAAAACGCGGCGAGCCTTGGGGCGGACAGTCTCATCAAGGAAATAACGAATCGCACAGAGGATAACCCATGA
- a CDS encoding methyl-accepting chemotaxis protein, with amino-acid sequence MPQDEIAPSLQEIVSVMEECASSLPALLSRLAGVIKDREEDFLGLGATIFGINSQANTFSATASAMASSVGEGALLAAIGELQTRADEAKAVFSSVSSTEQQEGMSEVLGLIRGLDQAMAQFFNMVQTLKVLEITTRIESARLGSAGAGFTTLADDVRALGTIIDEHTEKISEHSHLLMNQVASASERSKKQLASQNRIVEDMFTELFAGISELEDMRNHSAALVQDLAKGSRQVTESMGQVIASVQFHDITRQQVEHVEEILDQAVREISAPEKEGGELGLGAWVRDVLKLQAPQLRQAQEMFSGAVDELIDNLRSIGHGIEDLHGKITAVAYADRKGGMSILDAIRHHIGDVMNAMRTTSGHISETSKTMSHMAETISTVSTFVHGIEDIGAEIELIALNARVKAAHTGDQGRTLGVIAMEIQNLSVDARTRTGTVAEILNNISTVADRLSTLARTSDVSEMVDGIQGRFETVLDQLATLDAELAANIAHLSDLGTGLVSQISAVTSSIHFHELVSDQLLSLEKEITVLKDRFAPFSAELDAARQPEKLREQLSRYTMDSERLVHLSVLGHHGDAHDGGEADLFDDNDVELFGDDNVEFFSDDNVELFDDGNVTLFSDDNVELFGDDNVELFTDDNVEIFEEQPTAANAKPSSKAATAKKAEPEDDLGDNVELF; translated from the coding sequence ATGCCTCAAGACGAAATAGCGCCTTCTCTCCAGGAAATTGTGTCCGTGATGGAGGAATGCGCCAGCAGCCTGCCCGCGCTTCTGTCCCGCCTTGCCGGTGTCATCAAGGATAGAGAAGAGGATTTTCTCGGACTGGGAGCCACGATTTTCGGCATCAACTCGCAGGCTAACACGTTTTCGGCCACGGCCTCGGCCATGGCCTCCTCCGTTGGCGAAGGAGCCCTGCTCGCGGCCATCGGGGAACTGCAGACCCGGGCCGACGAGGCAAAGGCCGTGTTTTCCTCCGTCTCCTCCACGGAGCAGCAGGAAGGAATGTCCGAGGTGCTCGGACTCATCCGCGGCCTGGACCAGGCCATGGCCCAATTTTTCAACATGGTTCAGACTCTGAAGGTGCTCGAAATCACCACGCGCATCGAGAGCGCCCGTCTGGGCAGCGCCGGTGCCGGATTCACCACCCTGGCCGACGACGTCAGGGCCCTGGGCACGATCATCGACGAGCACACTGAAAAAATCAGCGAACATTCGCACCTGCTCATGAATCAGGTGGCGTCGGCCAGCGAGCGCAGCAAAAAGCAGCTCGCCTCGCAGAATCGCATCGTCGAGGACATGTTCACGGAACTCTTTGCCGGAATTTCCGAGCTTGAGGACATGCGCAACCATTCGGCCGCCCTGGTGCAGGATTTGGCCAAAGGATCCCGCCAAGTGACCGAGAGCATGGGACAGGTCATCGCCTCGGTGCAATTTCACGACATCACCCGCCAGCAGGTCGAGCATGTCGAGGAAATTTTGGACCAGGCTGTCCGGGAAATCAGCGCGCCGGAAAAGGAAGGCGGAGAGCTCGGCCTTGGAGCCTGGGTGCGGGACGTGCTCAAACTCCAGGCACCGCAACTGCGCCAGGCGCAGGAAATGTTTTCCGGAGCCGTGGACGAACTGATCGACAATTTGCGCTCCATCGGACACGGCATCGAGGACCTGCACGGCAAGATCACTGCCGTGGCCTATGCGGACCGCAAGGGCGGAATGTCCATTCTCGACGCCATCCGTCACCACATCGGCGACGTCATGAACGCCATGCGCACCACCAGCGGGCACATCTCCGAGACATCGAAGACCATGTCGCACATGGCGGAAACCATCTCCACGGTCAGCACCTTCGTGCATGGCATCGAGGACATCGGAGCAGAGATCGAACTCATCGCGCTGAACGCCCGGGTCAAGGCCGCCCACACCGGCGATCAGGGCCGCACCCTCGGGGTCATCGCCATGGAAATCCAGAACCTCTCCGTGGACGCCCGCACCCGTACGGGAACCGTAGCCGAAATCCTGAACAATATTTCCACCGTGGCCGACCGCCTCTCAACCTTGGCCCGTACCTCGGACGTATCTGAAATGGTGGACGGCATCCAGGGTCGCTTTGAAACCGTGCTCGACCAGCTGGCCACCCTTGACGCTGAACTGGCGGCAAACATCGCGCACCTCTCGGACCTCGGCACGGGACTTGTCTCACAAATCAGCGCCGTGACCTCTTCCATCCATTTCCATGAACTGGTATCGGATCAATTATTGAGTTTGGAAAAGGAAATCACGGTGTTGAAAGACAGATTCGCCCCCTTCTCGGCGGAACTCGACGCGGCCAGACAACCCGAGAAACTGCGCGAACAGCTTTCCCGATACACCATGGACAGCGAACGCCTGGTCCACCTGTCCGTTCTCGGACATCACGGGGACGCTCACGACGGTGGCGAGGCGGATCTGTTCGACGACAATGACGTCGAGCTTTTCGGCGACGACAATGTGGAATTCTTTTCCGATGACAACGTGGAACTCTTCGACGACGGCAATGTCACACTTTTTTCCGACGACAATGTGGAACTTTTCGGCGATGACAATGTCGAACTTTTTACCGACGACAACGTGGAAATTTTCGAAGAGCAGCCGACGGCGGCCAACGCGAAGCCATCGTCAAAAGCCGCTACCGCCAAGAAGGCTGAGCCTGAAGATGATCTCGGCGACAATGTGGAACTTTTCTAA
- a CDS encoding chemotaxis protein CheW — MSDNTTLQYLTFGLGEEVFALETGSVREVIELVSVTRIPKTPPYMRGVINLRGHAVPVVDLRIKFDMPKAQDTVNTCIIIVDVEVEGENCYMGAIVDSVREVFEMTSDQINPPPRMGTSIRADFIRGMGKQNEEFIMILDIGKVFSPEELQVLRSTEELEA, encoded by the coding sequence ATGAGTGACAACACTACCCTGCAGTACCTGACCTTCGGTCTCGGCGAGGAGGTCTTTGCCCTGGAGACGGGTTCCGTGCGCGAGGTCATCGAACTCGTGTCCGTGACCCGCATCCCGAAGACGCCGCCCTACATGCGCGGGGTCATCAATCTGCGCGGCCACGCCGTGCCCGTGGTCGATCTGCGCATCAAGTTCGACATGCCCAAGGCCCAGGACACGGTCAACACGTGCATCATAATAGTTGATGTGGAAGTCGAAGGAGAAAACTGCTACATGGGGGCGATAGTCGATTCGGTACGTGAAGTCTTTGAAATGACAAGCGACCAGATCAACCCGCCGCCGCGCATGGGTACGTCCATCAGGGCGGACTTCATCCGGGGCATGGGCAAGCAAAACGAGGAGTTCATCATGATCCTCGATATCGGCAAGGTCTTCTCACCCGAAGAATTGCAGGTCTTGCGCAGCACGGAAGAACTGGAAGCATAA
- a CDS encoding response regulator: protein MSKTIMTVDDSASVRQMVSLTLKDAGYTVIEACDGKDALAKLSGPVDMIVTDLNMPNMNGIELIRAVRATPQYKFVPIIMLTTESQASTKEEGKAAGATGWIVKPFKPDQLLAVAKKLLR, encoded by the coding sequence ATGAGTAAAACCATAATGACGGTTGATGACTCAGCCAGCGTCCGTCAGATGGTCAGCCTGACCTTGAAGGACGCGGGGTACACGGTCATCGAGGCCTGCGACGGCAAGGATGCCCTGGCCAAGCTGTCCGGACCGGTGGACATGATCGTGACCGATCTGAATATGCCCAACATGAACGGCATCGAACTTATCCGCGCCGTGCGCGCCACGCCTCAATACAAGTTCGTGCCCATAATCATGCTGACCACGGAATCCCAGGCATCCACCAAAGAAGAAGGCAAGGCGGCCGGAGCCACCGGTTGGATCGTCAAACCCTTCAAACCGGATCAGCTCCTGGCGGTTGCCAAGAAACTGCTGCGCTAA